A window of the Desulfobacula toluolica Tol2 genome harbors these coding sequences:
- the ahcY gene encoding adenosylhomocysteinase yields the protein MSQLSKDPSYIDLDLDLKYKIKDIALAEEGHKDMQLSEKEMPGLMAIREKYGPEKPLQGLKIMGSLHMTIQTAMLIDTLYELGADIRWASCNIFSTQDHAAAAIAQKGSAAVFAWKGETLDEFWWCTEQALIWPDGSGPDLIVDDGGDATLYVHQGVKVEKDPSLLDNQFNSLDEKCLMNRLGVSFQENPEKWTNIAKKIRGVSEETTTGVHRLYQLAEKNELLFPAINVNDSVTKSKFDNLYGCRESLADGIKRGTDVMIAGKTVVIAGYGDVGKGCAASMKGYGAIVWVTEIDPICALQAAMEGYRVVTMEEAAPHGDIFVTATGNYHVIKGEHMEQMKDESIICNIGHFDSEIEMSYLDKHPTAVKINVKPQVDKWTLASGRSIIVLAEGRLVNLGCATGHPSFVMSNSFSNQTLAQIKLAKEDLEKKVYTLPKELDEEVARLHLKNLSVSLTTMTQEQSDYLGVPINGPFKADIYKY from the coding sequence ATGTCACAATTGAGTAAAGACCCTTCCTATATCGACCTTGACCTTGATCTTAAATATAAGATCAAAGATATTGCCCTGGCTGAAGAAGGCCATAAGGACATGCAGCTTTCAGAAAAGGAGATGCCGGGTCTGATGGCCATCAGGGAAAAATACGGCCCCGAAAAACCCCTTCAAGGATTAAAAATCATGGGCAGCCTGCATATGACCATCCAGACAGCCATGCTCATTGATACCTTGTATGAACTGGGTGCGGATATCCGATGGGCATCCTGCAATATTTTTTCCACCCAGGATCATGCAGCCGCAGCCATTGCACAAAAAGGATCGGCAGCCGTCTTTGCCTGGAAAGGGGAAACTCTTGACGAGTTCTGGTGGTGTACGGAGCAGGCATTGATCTGGCCTGATGGTTCAGGGCCTGATCTGATTGTCGATGACGGAGGAGATGCAACTCTTTATGTTCACCAGGGTGTGAAAGTTGAAAAAGATCCGTCTTTGCTGGATAATCAATTCAACAGCCTTGATGAAAAATGCCTGATGAACCGCCTGGGAGTGAGTTTTCAGGAAAATCCTGAAAAATGGACCAACATTGCCAAAAAAATCAGAGGGGTTTCAGAAGAGACAACCACCGGTGTTCACAGGCTTTATCAGCTGGCTGAAAAAAATGAACTCCTGTTTCCCGCTATCAATGTGAATGATTCAGTGACCAAATCCAAATTTGATAATCTTTACGGATGCAGAGAATCCCTTGCAGACGGTATCAAGCGGGGAACAGATGTCATGATCGCGGGTAAAACCGTTGTCATAGCCGGGTACGGGGATGTGGGCAAGGGTTGTGCCGCTTCCATGAAAGGATATGGCGCCATTGTATGGGTCACTGAAATTGATCCTATTTGCGCACTCCAGGCCGCCATGGAAGGCTACCGGGTTGTGACCATGGAAGAGGCTGCACCTCACGGAGATATTTTTGTGACAGCCACCGGTAATTACCATGTGATCAAAGGAGAACATATGGAGCAGATGAAGGATGAATCCATTATCTGCAATATTGGTCATTTTGATAGTGAAATAGAAATGAGCTATCTGGATAAACATCCAACAGCCGTTAAAATAAACGTTAAACCCCAGGTGGACAAGTGGACATTGGCGTCGGGCCGATCCATTATTGTTCTTGCTGAAGGACGGCTTGTGAATCTGGGTTGTGCCACAGGACATCCCAGTTTTGTGATGAGCAACAGCTTTTCAAATCAGACCCTGGCCCAGATTAAACTGGCCAAGGAAGATCTTGAAAAAAAGGTGTACACCTTGCCCAAGGAGCTGGATGAGGAAGTGGCAAGGCTGCATTTGAAAAATCTTTCCGTCAGCCTGACCACGATGACCCAGGAACAGTCTGATTATCTCGGGGTTCCCATCAACGGGCCTTTTAAAGCAGATATTTATAAATATTGA
- the metK gene encoding methionine adenosyltransferase produces MSEKKSFMFTSESVTEGHPDKVADAISDGILDAIMTQDKKCRVACETLVTTGLAMVAGEITTDCYVDIPDVVRSTIKDIGYNSSNMGFDWQTCSVVTSIDQQSADIAQGVDEGAGLYKEQGAGDQGLMFGFATNETPELMPMPITYAHKLTKRLAQVRKNGALDFLRPDGKSQVTIEYINGGQPKRVDTVVVSTQHSPDVSYDDLKAAIIKEVIRKVIPEEMIDGDTRFFINPTGRFVVGGPMGDCGLTGRKIIVDTYGGQGSHGGGCFSGKDPSKVDRSASYMGRYIAKNLVASGVADKCEIQVAYAIGVAQPVSLLVDFMGTGKISETRAVDIVKEVFDLRPAAIIETLDLLRPIYRKTSAYGHFGRKDPDFYWERTDKADQIRDLAGL; encoded by the coding sequence ATGTCAGAAAAAAAATCTTTCATGTTTACATCCGAATCTGTAACAGAAGGTCATCCTGATAAAGTAGCAGATGCCATATCTGACGGTATCCTTGATGCCATAATGACTCAGGATAAAAAATGCCGGGTTGCGTGTGAAACATTGGTAACTACAGGCCTTGCAATGGTTGCAGGAGAAATTACCACAGACTGCTATGTGGATATTCCGGATGTGGTCAGAAGCACCATCAAAGATATTGGATATAACTCTTCAAACATGGGATTTGACTGGCAGACCTGCTCGGTTGTTACAAGTATTGACCAGCAATCAGCCGATATTGCCCAGGGAGTGGATGAAGGCGCAGGTCTTTATAAAGAGCAGGGTGCCGGTGACCAGGGCCTGATGTTTGGGTTTGCCACAAACGAAACTCCGGAACTGATGCCCATGCCGATTACCTATGCTCATAAACTGACCAAACGTTTGGCCCAGGTCCGAAAAAACGGTGCCCTTGATTTTTTAAGGCCTGATGGAAAATCCCAGGTAACAATTGAATACATAAATGGAGGCCAGCCCAAAAGAGTTGATACTGTTGTTGTTTCCACCCAGCATTCGCCTGATGTTTCTTATGATGATTTAAAGGCTGCAATCATAAAAGAAGTCATTAGAAAAGTAATTCCCGAAGAGATGATAGACGGAGATACCCGTTTTTTCATTAATCCCACAGGCCGGTTTGTTGTGGGAGGCCCTATGGGAGACTGCGGGCTTACCGGCAGAAAAATCATCGTTGATACCTATGGCGGCCAGGGCAGTCATGGGGGAGGATGTTTTTCAGGAAAAGATCCTTCAAAAGTAGATAGAAGTGCGTCCTATATGGGCAGGTATATCGCAAAAAATCTTGTTGCATCCGGTGTGGCTGATAAATGTGAGATCCAGGTGGCATATGCCATCGGGGTTGCCCAGCCTGTATCTCTTCTGGTTGATTTTATGGGAACAGGGAAAATATCTGAAACCAGGGCTGTTGATATTGTCAAAGAGGTGTTTGATCTAAGGCCTGCCGCCATCATTGAAACCCTTGACCTGCTTCGTCCTATTTACAGGAAAACATCAGCTTATGGACATTTTGGAAGAAAAGACCCTGATTTTTACTGGGAAAGAACAGACAAAGCTGATCAGATAAGGGATCTGGCCGGATTATAG